CTTATGGGCCCTGCAggctgaactcaggttgtcaggcttggcagcaggcacctttgccCACTGGTCATCCTTGCCACACTTTGACAGCTCTTGTGTGTGTCTCCTGGGACTCTATCCTATTTCCCGTCCTCTGTTGTTTCCAGCTTTGACTGTGCTTACTTCTGTTTGTatgcgtgtgcacgtgtgtgtgtgtgtgtgtgtgtgtgtgtgtgtacatatgtgtgtttgtgggagacaggtgtcttcctcagtcacgcTCCACATGATTTATTTGGCGTCAGGGTCTCTGCGGCCAGCCGGCTGTTACTGGGGCTCCTCCTGTGTCCATCTCCTCAGGGCTGGAGTTGTTGCAGGTATGCAGCACCACAGCCAGCTTTTTACAAGGGTGCCAGGAATCTGAGCTAAGATCTTCATGTGTTCGTGACAGGCATGCTCCCCTGTCGCAGCCAGCCCTCAATTCTCTTGACTCTTgtcatatgtgtctgtgtgcttaaACAGTGTGCTGTTACATTCTAGTGAGGAGATGCACAAGGTACAGCAACTTCCTAtttgcctgtttctttttctgtggtaCTGGAGGTTGTTGCCCAGGGCcgcatgtgtgctaggcaagacTGCGCTGCCAAACTCTGACCAGCGTTCTTTTCACCTCTTCATCCTGCCTCcctttgtgtgagctgcttctctttaggactggatcgatcttgtgtagatctgggtagccttggactcacaaagatccatctacctcttaatcctaaatcctggattaaaggtgtgtgcctggtttctatggcttatggctgactttgctttctgaaccctcaggcaagctttcataaatcataaacaatatattaccacaatCTCCTGCCCCAGGGCTGTGCACTTGAGAGTCTCTTCACCTGCGATGTCTCTGGTCCCAGAGGAGCCTTCTCTGACCCCTCTGAAACAGCTCACAGTTTTCTttgttctccttcctctttctgtgtACCCTGGCTAAGTGAATTCTTGCAGTGGGTTATGGGGTGGTGTTTTGGGTTCTGTTTAGTGGTCGGATACACAAGCCAGTCAACTAAGTAGTCACATTAGGAGATGGCTCTCAGAGCTGGCGCCTACCATCCTCTCGCCATGACCAGTTTGCTCCGCCTGCTGGCCAGTgcccagggagggaggcaggctaGGAGGCTAGCCAAGATCCACAGATGTTTCTGCCCAGCCCTGAGACTAGAACCTTCCCAAGACAATTCCAGAACAGTCCCAGTGGGATGATGGCTCCTCTTAGAGTAGTTTTGATGGAGGGAGGGTGCCCCAACTGTCCCCTTTCCTGTCtcatgttgaggtttgctgtggcATAGCTTGGCGTGGGTTCTTTGGATGAAGGAATGAGGATGCCACGAGAAGTGATGGGTAGTGTCTTACCGCCTCGGGGACCCTTCTGATGACGCCCCCCTGTCACTCAGGCCGAGCCAGTTTCTATGAGGAGTATGGCGTCATCCGTGACACGCTGCAGAATCATCTGACTGAGATCCTCACACTGGTGGCCATGGAGCTGCCGCACAACATCAGCAGCTCGGCCGCGGTGCTGCAGCACAAGCTCCAAGCCTTCCAGGCCCTGAGGGGGCTGCAGAAGAGCAGTGCCATCCTGGGCCAGTACCAGGCCTATAATGAGCAGGTGCGTCGGGAGCTGAAGAAGCCAGACGGTTTCCAGAGCCTGACACCAACCTTTGCAGGTAGGCACCAGGGCCGGCAGCTGTGGGGCTGCCACCAGCTGGAAGCAGCTGGAACAGCCAGTGCCCTTTGAAGTGAGGTAGCTCGGACTCCAAGGAATCTTGACAAGAGTGCTACACAGTACGTGGTGACCACCACCCCGAGGCCTTCTGCCAGTTTGAAGCCGCAGGTCACCTACATCAGCCTCCATTCCGTCCCAGGAAGGTCTCCCAAGGATGTGCCTGCGGGGCTCACATAGGTACCACCTTTGTGGGCTGTGTGTGTAGCTTCCATAATACAGCAAACCTCTGTCCAGCCACAGCCAAGGGATGTTCCTGTGGACAGATACCACATTGGCCAGCAGATACCTGCTAGAGCCACTGGAAAGTTCCAGAAGCCTTTTGGGGAGGGCGGCTGGCTCCTAGCAGGTAGAAACTATGGCCACGAGACGGCCCCTGCACATAAAGGCCATTTGAGTGCCGAGCAGTGTTTGTATCTCCCTCGGTGCTCAACACCCACCAGGCAGGTGAAAAGGCAAGATCTCAGCTAGGCTTGAGAGTGTGCACAGTGTGTCCGTGCCCGGCGTCTATGACTGtggcaggtacacacacatgcatgtgctacCCCACTGCACAGACTCCTTCTCACCTACCCCCCCACACCGGGCCTCTACTCATGCTTGACTTTGTTTGGGCATTCTGCACACAAAGAAAGCTGCCCTTCCTCAGGACATTGCCCTTACCCATCAAGATCCAACGTGCCTCTCACCCCTTTTGCCCCAGCAGAGAGCCTTCCACGACAGGCTCCAATCCTGGTTAGACCAGGTCTCTCAGAGGGACCTCAGAGTGCTGGTGTTAGGGCCATAGAATTAACCCTCCTAGCTGTTTCCATCCctgcctgggaagaggaaacatcAGAAGGCTGAAGGCACAGCAAGATGGGGCTGGGCGGGTGCGAGGTGGACTGCAGAGCCCGCTCTCAGGCTGTGGTGTCACTGTCCGTTCTTTCCCCACCTCAGGTGTCCTTGTCCACATTGACAACCTGCGCTGGGAGGGCGTTCCCTTCATCCTGGTGTCTGGCAAGGCCTTGGATGAAAGAGTGGGCTACGTACGTGTCTTGTTTAAGAACCGGGCGTACTGCACCCAGAGCGAGAGACACTGGGCGTCGGAGCAGAGCCGGTGCCTGCCCAAGCAGATAATCTTCCACATTGGACATGGCGAGCTGGGCCACCCCACCATCCTGGTCAGCCGGAACCTGTTCAAGCCCTACCTGCCCACCCAGAGCTGGAAGGAGGTGCAGGCCGAGCCTGGGCTCCGCCTTTTTGGTCGCCCTCTGTCTGATTACTACGCCTTCAGGCCTGTGCGGGAGCAAGACGCCTACTCCGTCCTCTTGTCTCATATCTTTCACTGCCGAAAGGAGTCCTTCATCACCACAGAGAACCTGCTGGCCTCCTGGGTCTTCTGGACCCCCTTACTGGACAGCCTAGCCTTCGAAGTTCCACGCCTCTACCCAGGCGGAGCAGAGAACGGCCACCTGCTGGACTTTGAGTTCAGCGGCGGTCAGCTGTCCTTCTCCCAGCGTCAGCCAGAGGTGCTGATGCCAGAGCTAGGGTCCGTGCCCAAACCCAGTGACTTCCAGGTCCTCAGGGCCCAGTACAGAGAGAGCCCCTTGGTCACTGCCTGGCCAGAGGAGCTCATCTCTCAGCTAGCCAGTGACATTGAAGCCACCGCAGAACAGTCCGTCCGACGCTTTGGCAAGTTCCACCTGGCACTGTCAGGCGGGTCAAGCCCCATAGCCCTCTTCCAGCAGCTGGCCACAGGACATTACAGCTTCCCCTGGGCCCACACGCACCTGTGGCTGGTGGACGAGCGCTGTGTTCCTCTCTCAGACCCAGAGTCCAACTTCCAGGGCCTGCAGGCTCACCTGCTGCAGCACGTCAGGGTGCCCTACTGCAACATTCATCCCATGCCCGTGCACCTGCACCAGCGCCTTTGTGCGGAAGAGGACCAGGGGGCCCAGACCTATGCCAGCGAGATCTCAGCCCTGGTGGCCAACAGCAGCTTCGACCTGGTGCTGCTGGGCATGGGCACTGATGGGCACACGGCCTCCCTGTTCCCACAGTCACCCACTGGCCTGGATGGTGACCAGCTGGTGGTGCTGACAGAGAGCCCACTCAGGCCTCACCAGCGCATGAGCCTCAGCCTGCCCCTCATCAACCGCGCCAAGAAGGTAGCTGTCCTGGTCATGGGGAGGACAAAACGTGAGATCACCATGCTGGTGAGCCGTGTGGGCCACGAGCCTAAGAAGTGGCCCATCTCGGGCGTGCTGCCTCTTTCTGGTCAGCTGGTTTGGTACATGGATTACGAGGCCTTTCTGGGATGACAGGAGCTCCCTGGTCCTAATCACCCTCAAGCCTTCTCTCACTCTCCCAGTGTGCCTTGCTGTCTGGAGCCTGGTGCCAGAGTCAGGCCCCAGAGAAAGGAGGACAAAACTCTGCTCCACTTCCTGGGCCCTCTGGTTCTGTGTAATTGTGATGTCTCAACACAAAAACCAGGCAGAACTCAGACCTCTGCTGTGGCAATGCCTCAAAACCCAGACAGGAAAGAAACTCAGCCTCTACCGGCTACTCGGCAGCATCTACAATGCAGAATATGAAGGGAGAAGAACCTGTTTAAGAACCAATGTGGTGTGCAAAGACTGGCCAGTGATCCTTGGACTGGTTTCTGTAGGAAGAGGGGCCAGAGTTGCTGGAGAAAAGGGTGCAGATCTTCCAGGTGGATATCGTGCTCCGAGCCAGGCAAGAAGAGTAGAAACAAATGTCCTGGGATTGCACGGGGCAGCCTGCCTCTTCTGGAATCCCTTCACCCCAGCTGACGTCTGGTCCTCCTTCAGGCAGCTTCTACCTGCTCTGTGCCCGACAGCCACCGTCCTCTGCATTCCCCATTGCCCTTCTCCCTGTATACCAAGGAGGAACAGACAGACACTGCCATGTCAACCCCCCCCCCCTCCGACCCCATCTAAAGACCTGGGCTCCCCTTTCCCACTGAGAACTGTTCTGTTATCCCTGGGCCATCAGGTGTCTGATCTATATATAGATAGGGCTCTTTGCTCCTGGGGGTCGGGGTGACCACAGCTCTCAGCCTCTCTCTAGGGAGTATGTGGCcagttcccagcactagggggcaGGCTGTAGCTAGCTCTCATCACACTACCTCTCCAGGGCTCCGAGCCTGACTGCTGGCTCTCTGCCATCTCTTGCTTCACCACTAACCTGGTACCACCGGGAACAGAATTGACAGCTCCTAACTGAGCCTCCTCCGGGgcctctgaatttttattttttaaaagaaagtcaaCAACATAAAGCAGCTTCTCAGGGCACATGCAGTTTTTGTTCAGTCACATAACGAGGGTTACCATGGCCCCTGCCTCACAGTCACGCTCTGTGTCAGTCACACAGAGTCTCAGTGTCTTCCAGGATTTTCCCAGAGAGGAGCATCAGGaaatctgtttctctccttttgaTTGGTTGTACATTTTCCCAGGCCGTGCGTGGAAAAGAACCTGTGCTTTCATTAGAGACGTGTGCACAGTGTGGGCTGAGCCGGGGCTCTGGATGAAAGGCATTCCTGTTAAAATTCTGCTCACTTTGGCCTCCAGTGACCCAGACTGACAGAACACCTCTATTGCAAGAGAGCTACCCATCGGCAGCCCAAAAGGACCCATAATGCCCTGGGGTCCTTTTGTGACTGGTGCTGCTCACTTTTCTGGCAGGTGAGCTGCCACCTTTGGCCATGTGGGGGAGCCCACGTGCCACCACTCACATTCCACCCAGGAGGCAAGTTTAGTGCCAAAcgtcatttctttgttttatggtctgcctctctgtcttcttaGCCCCAGTGCAATCTCATCTGTTCTTTAAGGACTTGGTCCTCTGAAGTTTCAAAATCAGAGGGGCCTTGAATGCCTCTGGAGTGAGAGTGAACAGGCCTTGTGTCAGCGTTCTGAATAACAGTGAGTCACTGCCCAGCCTGAGCCTAGAATGTCCTGTTCTTACCCAGAAGAATGACTCGCTCTATCTGTGGGGAGTTGCACAGGGGAGGTCAGGGCGGGGAAATACCAAAGATTTCCTTTCCGGGAGCAAGCACTAATAAAATCgcatgggtgggggtgggggtggggtgctgtcGGGAGACATGGTCACCTGTGCACGCCCTTTTCCCTTCTGCCCTGGGTTAGGAAGGAATGATGCACAGAGTCAGGACCCCTGAGtctgctggctgctcttcaggcTTGTGGATCTGGGATACCCTCAGTTCtctgtttttcattaaaaaaagagaTGGTTGCCTGTAAACCACTTACGTTGAGTTGGCAACAATGTGAAGAACGCAGCCTTTGCCTGTTTCCTACCTGTCAGGAAGTGGGGATGGgaagctgggaagagagagaggaagggtgtccgggtccctggagaagggggacaTATGGCCACTTGTGTCTGGGACACGACCTTCCTTCCTCAAAGTCCACTTCCACCCAGACTTCCCCAGTGAAGTGAGGCCCTGCCTCTGTGGGAACCTCTGGTCTTACAGGCATTCTCCCTGGGCTGCCTCCAGCCAGAGGGGAGGGAGTGATGACACAAGGGAAGCAGAAGCCTACCTGTTGCTTGGGTGGCTCTTGTGTGTCCCATGCTGAGAGGCAGATGCTAAATGCTAGCACACTTTGTCCTGTGGACAGCCCGGTTTGCTGCCGATGGGACCTTAGTGACTGGTGATTTCAAACTGAAGTCCAGTGGCAACCAGAAACTGTTAAGATTCTCTAGCCCCTTCGCAGCGCCCTGGGGCCTGTGTTTCCCCCAGGGAACCCATGAGGGCCTCACATGGCAGACTCAGGTTCCCTGAATGGGCCTGTGATTCCTCCGTGGGAAGGACAGAAGGGGCCCTTGGGGTGACATGCCAGTTAGCATCTCCAGCACAAACACTGAGCATGTGGGTGTCACAAGCTAGATTCTGATTTTCAGCCCTGGGCAAATGTTCCTGCTAATTAATTTGCCCCTTCTtgatttcttgcttctttttttatgattaaattgttttaagttttatgtgcattggtgtttggcctacatgtatgtctctgcgagggtgtcagatcccctggaactggagttacagttgtgagctgtcatgtgggtgttgggaattgaacccagatcctctggaagagcagacagtgctcttaaccactgagccatctctccagcccatattccCTGCTTCTTAttattctacaaaaaaaaaaaaaaaaaaaaaaagatactctcTTCTCACTTTGGTCCCCAAATTAGCAGTGTAATCAGAGCTCCCTGCCACTTGGACCAAAACCTTAGACCTTTCCCTCAAGGGCCTTCTTCCAAAAAGAAACAGGGCTTGACTTCCCCAGTTTTCTTTGTAGTCTGTGTCCCCCCTTTTCTATTCTGACAGGGAGCCAGGGGTGTGGGATGGAAAAGGGAATGAAGAAGCTTCCAGAAAACCTAAATGGGACTATTTCTTGGAATTTAATTTTCAGGAACTTTGTTTTTGTCTCCTACAAAGTGTGTGCAGCCCCACAGAGTGGCTCTGTGGCAGATCTCCAGCTGTATCTTTATCTGTGTCAGCTGGGGCTCCCACATGCCTCAGGCCACTGCTAGGAAAACCAACTGGCAACATCCAGTGTCAGGGAAGGGGTCACAAGTTGTGGAAGGAAGTCACATCGGTTGGCCAAAGTGGTTAGTACCTGCCTGCCCTGGGAATGACACTCCAGCGGGGGGACCAAGGGTCTGAACAGGCTGCTGTCCCCAGGTGTCAGAGACTGGCACCCGTCATGAGGCTGGCTGCTAGCCAAACTGGAGGAAATAGGCCCTTCTGCTCTctgtccccccctcccccgcaacACTTCTGTACCAGTGTCTCAGCCCCCCAAGGTCATGCTGTGGCCTAGTGACCTTGGAACTTGAAGACATGGTCATGGCTTGTTTGGCAATATCCATGGGAGATAGGCTTGTACTCAGAGTTAGTCAGAACCCAACCTGAACCAGCAATCTGGGGTCTGCGCTGCTCTGTCTGGGCCCATTTTAGCTGCTGTGGTGGGAGATGCCCAGTTGAAGATGAGATGCGGTCCTGACCCCGCCCTGTCTGCACTTACCTTGAGCCCATCAGAGCTGGCGTTAGCGTAGCTGCACTGTCATCCAGTGGGTTGCaagcttttcttgctttcttcatgCTGCATCTCATGTGGGCTCTCTAGACACAAAGCCGCCCTGCCACTGGCCCTTTCCACTCCACAGCAGAATGGCCTTCCAGGTATCCAGGGGTCCCTAGCAAGGGTGTGGCCTCTGGGAAGGGGAGCAGGTATCAATATCAAATCAGAGTGTGTTTCTGGAAGACACAGGGCAGATGTCTTCCAGGAACGCCAAATTCTGCCTTCTGCAGGCTGTTCACACCTACTGCAGGCTCCTCACACCAGAGATGGGTGTGAGGAGCGCCCCCCCCAAGCAAGAATCCTTCTAGCTGAGCAAGGTGTCAATTCACGACTGCTGTCACCAGCACACGACATCCAGGCAAGTGATCTGGGGATGCTTCACTGTGATCTACCAAGCcatgggatggggatggggatggctTGGATGTGTTGTCCTCGAGCCAACCAACACTGGGAGTATATTTATTTGCATCCCAGGGGatgtccatgtctgtgtgtggccATGACAGGACCTCAAATTAATGACAATGTGTTCAGTCTTTGACCTTCAAGGGTGAGCCTTGTTAAAGCCCTGTGTTGCTTCAATGGCTGGTGTTTTAAAGGAAGTGTTGACGAGATGGCTCAGCCGATAAAGTGCGtctatgtatcttttttttttttttgtccctttcTGTTGAATGGCAAATACCTGCATTTGCCAAACACGGTTGAGTTCATGAACAGCTGGAAGCTGGCAATGAAGTGTAGGTGTACATAGacaccgtgtgtgtgtgagagtgtgtgtgtgtgtgtgtgtgtgtgtgtgtgtgtgtgtgtgtgtgtgcgcgtgtgtgtggtCTTTGGCTATGTCTCACAGAGGCCTACAGGGGCTGGTTATGATGCATTAAGGGAACATAACTCAACTGATAGAACATTAGCCTAACATGTAAAAAGCCCCGGGTTCCATTGCCACTGCCACATAAGCTGGGAAttggtggtatatacctgtaatcctaggcaggaggatcaggaattcaaggctatccttggttacatagcaaGGTCAAACCAGCCTGGGATAGATGAGATCCTgtattgagaaaagaaaaaagaaaaacaaaacaaaacaaaacaaaaaaccattatGTATGCAAAAGATAAGGACTGGGTTAGCAGGGAGTGAGAACATCCAGGATGTTTTCCTCGGTGTGCCTGGGGGTCTGGTACAGTTGGCTCCTCCTGGGGGATCTGCTCACTTGGGAGAGCCGGGTAAGTGGACTCCAGTAGTCACTAGGGCTGCTACTGCCCACACGTGCCTGAGTGGGGAGCCTGATTCCCCAAAGACGGTTAGACATCTGAGTCACTGAGACAGACACCTGAGGAGGAAGGATCTATTATGGCTCATGGGTCATTTTAGCCCAAGGTCCCTGGACTGTGTTGTTTGTGGGGGCCAGAATTGAGGCAGAACGTCACTCGGGAGCAGGGTGACCCGGAATGGGATAAAATAGGCAAGGAAGGCCTTCAAAAACACGCTATTAGGGACCTGCCTTCTCCAGGGAAGGTTCACCTCCTCCTACCACTTCTGAGAATGCTCTCATGTTACACACTCAGCAAGGGATGAGTGTAACAGTGACATCAGACACTTCAGGACACAGTTCCTCAAAGACCACCAGCTGGCAACCCGGCTCGCAGTGCATGGGTGTGCAGAGAGATTCTACCCAAGTCATCTCAGAACATCAAGCCACCACCGTGCTGATGGCCTGGGGCGGGGGCTGTGACCAGGGTCGTGTCCTTTCTCTCTGCCCTATAGAAAGGGACTTCGGGGTCTGAGCCTTTGTCAGGTAGCGATGGCAGTGGGCAGTGGCTTAGTTGGGAATGTCCAGGAGCAAGAACGTTTCCCCCTCCCCAGGGAAACTGCCCCAATCTTATGGAGACTGGCACCTGCgccagagaatgagagaccttagAACAAATGCCTTTTTAAACTTTCTGAGACCCTTTACTTCTGTTTCTAAGTCAAATGTAACactgattctttaaaaaacaaaacaacaacaacaacaaaaaccaataaacTTGTTTATTTGCCAAAATCCAAGTTTCTTCCTTTGGGGATGGA
This DNA window, taken from Cricetulus griseus strain 17A/GY chromosome 2, alternate assembly CriGri-PICRH-1.0, whole genome shotgun sequence, encodes the following:
- the H6pd gene encoding GDH/6PGL endoplasmic bifunctional protein isoform X2: MKHQNIWRMLTVAMCLALLGCLQAQEFKGHVSIILLGATGDLAKKYLWQGLFQLYLDEAGKGHSFSFHGAALTAPQQGQKLMDKALESLSCPKDLALSHCDELKGQFLQLSQYRQLKTAEDYQTLNKDIETQVQQDGLWEAGRIFYFSVPPFAYADIARNINSSCRPHPGAWLRVVLEKPFGHDHLSAQQLASELGSFFQEEEMYRVDHYLGKQAVAQILPFRDQNRKALDGLWSRHHVERVEIIMKETVDAEGRASFYEEYGVIRDTLQNHLTEILTLVAMELPHNISSSAAVLQHKLQAFQALRGLQKSSAILGQYQAYNEQVRRELKKPDGFQSLTPTFAGVLVHIDNLRWEGVPFILVSGKALDERVGYVRVLFKNRAYCTQSERHWASEQSRCLPKQIIFHIGHGELGHPTILVSRNLFKPYLPTQSWKEVQAEPGLRLFGRPLSDYYAFRPVREQDAYSVLLSHIFHCRKESFITTENLLASWVFWTPLLDSLAFEVPRLYPGGAENGHLLDFEFSGGQLSFSQRQPEVLMPELGSVPKPSDFQVLRAQYRESPLVTAWPEELISQLASDIEATAEQSVRRFGKFHLALSGGSSPIALFQQLATGHYSFPWAHTHLWLVDERCVPLSDPESNFQGLQAHLLQHVRVPYCNIHPMPVHLHQRLCAEEDQGAQTYASEISALVANSSFDLVLLGMGTDGHTASLFPQSPTGLDGDQLVVLTESPLRPHQRMSLSLPLINRAKKVAVLVMGRTKREITMLVSRVGHEPKKWPISGVLPLSGQLVWYMDYEAFLG
- the H6pd gene encoding GDH/6PGL endoplasmic bifunctional protein isoform X1, encoding MLTVAMCLALLGCLQAQEFKGHVSIILLGATGDLAKKYLWQGLFQLYLDEAGKGHSFSFHGAALTAPQQGQKLMDKALESLSCPKDLALSHCDELKGQFLQLSQYRQLKTAEDYQTLNKDIETQVQQDGLWEAGRIFYFSVPPFAYADIARNINSSCRPHPGAWLRVVLEKPFGHDHLSAQQLASELGSFFQEEEMYRVDHYLGKQAVAQILPFRDQNRKALDGLWSRHHVERVEIIMKETVDAEGRASFYEEYGVIRDTLQNHLTEILTLVAMELPHNISSSAAVLQHKLQAFQALRGLQKSSAILGQYQAYNEQVRRELKKPDGFQSLTPTFAGVLVHIDNLRWEGVPFILVSGKALDERVGYVRVLFKNRAYCTQSERHWASEQSRCLPKQIIFHIGHGELGHPTILVSRNLFKPYLPTQSWKEVQAEPGLRLFGRPLSDYYAFRPVREQDAYSVLLSHIFHCRKESFITTENLLASWVFWTPLLDSLAFEVPRLYPGGAENGHLLDFEFSGGQLSFSQRQPEVLMPELGSVPKPSDFQVLRAQYRESPLVTAWPEELISQLASDIEATAEQSVRRFGKFHLALSGGSSPIALFQQLATGHYSFPWAHTHLWLVDERCVPLSDPESNFQGLQAHLLQHVRVPYCNIHPMPVHLHQRLCAEEDQGAQTYASEISALVANSSFDLVLLGMGTDGHTASLFPQSPTGLDGDQLVVLTESPLRPHQRMSLSLPLINRAKKVAVLVMGRTKREITMLVSRVGHEPKKWPISGVLPLSGQLVWYMDYEAFLG